Proteins from one Leptonema illini DSM 21528 genomic window:
- the atpC gene encoding ATP synthase F1 subunit epsilon, with protein sequence MSKQLEISVVTPYRSMFEGVADSVQIPLFDGLAGIQPGHATMFARLGPGKLTVHQGSERKILFVDGGFLEVAGNRVTVLAHNALAPEEIKASDAEKERDALLARKTAGDEEIEERLEKLRSVRAKLSLVK encoded by the coding sequence ATGTCGAAGCAACTCGAAATCAGCGTGGTAACGCCGTACCGATCGATGTTTGAGGGCGTAGCCGATTCCGTACAGATTCCGTTGTTTGACGGACTGGCCGGAATCCAGCCCGGACACGCGACGATGTTTGCCCGCCTTGGACCCGGTAAGCTTACCGTGCATCAGGGAAGCGAGAGAAAGATCCTGTTTGTGGATGGCGGCTTCCTCGAAGTCGCCGGTAACAGGGTTACGGTTCTTGCGCATAACGCTCTGGCGCCCGAGGAGATCAAGGCCTCCGACGCCGAAAAAGAGCGCGATGCGCTGCTTGCTCGCAAGACGGCCGGCGACGAAGAGATCGAGGAGCGGCTTGAAAAGCTGCGGTCGGTTAGAGCGAAGCTATCTCTTGTGAAATAA
- the atpD gene encoding F0F1 ATP synthase subunit beta, translating to MSDKKTTSKGKITQVIGSVLDISFETDRMPEIFEALEMDVDRFGKKEKLIAEVQQHLGGQRVRAVALSSADGLVRGQEVVALGSPISVPVGEATLGRIFNVLGEVVDEGPAVTVKERMPIHREAPAMVDLEPKTEIFETGIKVIDLIAPYTKGGKTGLFGGAGVGKTVVIMELINNLAKEHGGYSVFAGVGERTREGNDLWLEMKESGVIAKTVLCYGQMNEPPGARLRIALSALTMAEYLRDNMGVDCLLFVDNIFRFSQAGSEVSALLGRMPSAVGYQPTLATEMGELQERITSTKKGSVTSVQAIYVPADDLTDPAPATAFIHLDATTVLSRAISEKGIYPAVDPLDSSSRALQPGIIGEDHYNVAREVQRVLQRYKDLQDIIAILGMDELSEDDKILVGRARKIEKFLSQPFHVAEQFTGRPGIYVKLSDTIRSFKEILSGNYDHLPEQAFYMTGTIENVIENARALGANV from the coding sequence ATGTCAGATAAAAAAACAACATCTAAAGGTAAGATCACGCAGGTGATCGGATCGGTTCTCGACATTTCTTTCGAGACAGATCGTATGCCCGAAATCTTCGAGGCGCTGGAAATGGACGTGGATCGCTTCGGTAAAAAAGAGAAGCTGATCGCCGAAGTACAGCAGCACCTGGGCGGACAGCGTGTACGCGCCGTAGCCCTTTCCTCTGCTGATGGTCTTGTGCGCGGCCAGGAGGTCGTCGCACTCGGATCTCCGATCTCCGTACCTGTCGGTGAAGCCACACTGGGACGTATCTTTAACGTTCTTGGCGAAGTCGTCGACGAAGGTCCTGCCGTAACGGTAAAAGAGCGTATGCCCATTCACCGTGAAGCTCCGGCCATGGTGGACCTCGAACCGAAGACTGAGATCTTCGAAACGGGCATCAAGGTCATCGACCTTATCGCTCCCTATACGAAAGGCGGTAAAACCGGTCTTTTTGGTGGTGCGGGCGTCGGTAAAACCGTCGTTATTATGGAGCTGATTAACAACCTTGCGAAAGAGCACGGTGGTTATTCGGTATTCGCCGGTGTGGGCGAGCGTACCCGTGAAGGGAACGACCTCTGGCTCGAAATGAAAGAGTCGGGCGTTATCGCAAAAACCGTTCTTTGCTACGGCCAGATGAACGAGCCGCCGGGAGCCCGTCTGCGTATCGCTCTGTCGGCTCTTACGATGGCCGAGTATCTGCGTGATAACATGGGCGTCGACTGTCTGCTCTTCGTCGATAACATCTTCCGTTTCTCGCAGGCTGGATCTGAAGTATCGGCTCTTCTTGGCCGTATGCCTTCTGCCGTAGGTTATCAGCCTACACTGGCAACCGAGATGGGCGAGCTTCAGGAGCGTATTACCTCAACGAAGAAAGGATCGGTTACGTCGGTTCAGGCCATTTACGTTCCTGCTGACGACCTTACCGACCCGGCTCCGGCGACGGCGTTTATTCACCTTGATGCGACGACGGTTCTTTCTCGAGCCATCTCTGAGAAGGGCATTTATCCGGCCGTTGACCCGCTTGATTCGTCCTCTCGCGCACTGCAGCCCGGCATCATCGGCGAAGATCATTACAACGTCGCCCGTGAAGTTCAGCGTGTTCTGCAGCGTTACAAGGATTTACAGGATATTATCGCCATTCTCGGTATGGACGAGCTTTCTGAAGACGATAAGATCCTTGTCGGACGTGCCCGTAAGATCGAGAAGTTCCTGTCTCAGCCGTTCCACGTTGCCGAGCAGTTTACCGGTCGTCCCGGTATCTATGTGAAACTTTCCGATACGATTCGTTCGTTCAAAGAGATCCTGTCGGGTAACTATGACCACCTGCCCGAGCAGGCCTTCTACATGACGGGAACGATTGAAAACGTCATCGAGAACGCAAGAGCTCTGGGCGCCAACGTCTGA
- the atpG gene encoding ATP synthase F1 subunit gamma, which produces MAGLKIIKKRIGSVKNIRKITKTMELVSAAKSRKMMVKVHDSQPYGNKMIELLDTLSGVTGELDLPLLRKVENPKKVILLIVTANRGLCGGYNAQLLKLARTRIKELQDSGTAFDLHVIGKKGLAYFKFVKVPVAKSWTNFDDNFQYHDARALADEYMHGFVHEEYDRLELIATRYISAVVQRAENFTLFPMTKSDESAETEKKTANVLFQPSAEEILKTLLPHMAEYVFYKTLLEAVTSEQIARRIAMKAASDAAGDMNKSLTRIYNRKRQAAITQELAEIVAGADAIK; this is translated from the coding sequence ATGGCCGGTCTTAAAATCATTAAAAAGCGGATTGGTTCTGTAAAGAACATCCGCAAGATCACCAAGACCATGGAACTGGTCTCCGCGGCGAAATCCCGGAAGATGATGGTGAAGGTGCACGACTCGCAGCCTTACGGCAACAAGATGATCGAGCTGCTTGACACACTTTCTGGCGTCACGGGCGAACTGGACCTTCCTCTTTTGAGGAAGGTCGAGAATCCGAAGAAGGTGATCCTTCTTATCGTGACGGCGAACCGCGGGCTCTGCGGCGGGTATAACGCTCAGCTGCTGAAGCTGGCACGCACTCGCATCAAAGAGTTGCAGGATTCTGGAACGGCCTTTGATCTGCATGTGATCGGTAAGAAGGGCCTTGCTTACTTCAAGTTCGTTAAGGTTCCCGTTGCGAAAAGCTGGACCAACTTTGACGATAACTTTCAGTACCATGACGCCCGGGCGCTTGCCGACGAATACATGCACGGTTTCGTTCACGAAGAATACGATCGTCTCGAGTTGATCGCCACTCGCTACATCTCGGCCGTCGTACAGCGCGCTGAAAATTTCACGCTCTTCCCGATGACGAAATCCGATGAGTCGGCCGAGACCGAGAAGAAAACGGCTAACGTTCTCTTCCAGCCTTCCGCTGAGGAGATCCTGAAAACGCTGCTTCCACATATGGCCGAGTATGTCTTTTATAAGACGCTGCTTGAGGCCGTTACGTCAGAGCAGATCGCCCGCCGTATCGCCATGAAGGCCGCATCTGATGCAGCCGGAGATATGAACAAGTCGCTGACCCGGATCTACAACCGGAAACGTCAGGCTGCGATTACGCAAGAACTTGCCGAGATCGTCGCCGGCGCAGACGCCATTAAATAA
- the atpA gene encoding F0F1 ATP synthase subunit alpha, whose translation MKINTDEIVSVLKKEIQSFESKLDLAEVGELLSVGDGIARVYGLDNVMANEMVEFEDGTIGLAFNLEESSVGVVVLGDYQHLQEGFKVKRTGRILEVPVGDEMLGRIVNPLGQPIDGKGPINTNKTYPVERIAPGIAAREPVKIPLQTGIKAIDGMIPVGRGQRELIIGDRGTGKTAIAIDAIMNQKGGDVICVYVAVGQKASKVAAVYEKLKEAGCMDYTIIVSASASDPAPLQYIAPYSGCAMAEYYMYEHGRHTLVIYDDLTKQANAYRQMSLLLRRPPGREAYPGDVFYLHSRLLERAAKLSEKYKGGSLTALPIIETQEGEVSAYIPTNVISITDGQIYLQPNLFASGQRPAIDVGISVSRVGGNAQTKAMKSVAGRLRTDQSQFKALEAFAMLGTELDPITQAQLDRGYRTMEMLKQDESQPYSTEDQVIAIFAVTRGLMDKVPVDQCRRFEKELLKYMSESHAEFGKGIREKKVIENEKELEAVIKEFVDAFLNNRSADVRAQKSA comes from the coding sequence ATGAAAATTAATACGGACGAAATCGTAAGCGTTCTGAAAAAAGAGATTCAGAGCTTCGAATCGAAGCTTGATCTGGCCGAGGTCGGCGAGCTTCTCTCCGTAGGTGACGGTATCGCCCGTGTTTACGGCCTCGATAACGTTATGGCGAACGAGATGGTCGAGTTCGAAGACGGTACGATCGGTCTGGCCTTCAACCTTGAAGAATCCTCGGTCGGTGTGGTCGTTCTTGGCGACTATCAGCATCTGCAAGAAGGATTCAAGGTTAAGCGCACCGGACGTATTCTTGAAGTTCCGGTCGGCGACGAGATGCTCGGTCGCATCGTGAACCCGCTCGGTCAGCCCATCGACGGAAAAGGCCCCATCAATACGAATAAAACCTATCCCGTTGAGCGTATCGCTCCCGGTATTGCCGCTCGTGAGCCGGTGAAGATTCCTCTTCAAACAGGCATCAAGGCCATCGACGGTATGATTCCCGTCGGACGCGGACAGCGCGAGCTGATCATTGGCGACCGTGGCACGGGTAAAACCGCCATCGCCATCGACGCTATCATGAACCAGAAAGGCGGAGACGTGATCTGTGTTTACGTTGCCGTCGGTCAGAAGGCCTCTAAAGTGGCAGCCGTTTATGAGAAGCTGAAAGAAGCCGGATGTATGGACTACACCATCATCGTATCGGCCTCCGCTTCAGACCCGGCGCCGCTTCAGTATATCGCTCCTTATTCGGGCTGTGCCATGGCCGAGTACTACATGTATGAGCATGGCCGTCATACGCTCGTTATCTATGATGACCTCACGAAACAGGCGAACGCCTACCGTCAGATGTCGCTTCTTCTGCGTCGTCCGCCGGGTCGTGAAGCGTATCCGGGCGACGTTTTCTATCTGCACTCCCGTCTGCTTGAGCGAGCAGCGAAGCTCAGCGAAAAGTATAAAGGCGGATCGCTGACGGCTCTTCCGATTATTGAAACGCAGGAAGGCGAGGTTTCGGCCTACATTCCGACGAACGTGATCTCGATTACGGACGGCCAGATCTACCTGCAGCCGAACCTCTTCGCTTCGGGACAGCGTCCGGCTATTGACGTCGGTATCTCGGTATCTCGTGTGGGTGGTAACGCTCAGACCAAGGCGATGAAATCCGTTGCCGGCCGTCTTCGCACCGATCAGTCGCAGTTCAAGGCCCTTGAAGCCTTCGCCATGCTCGGAACGGAACTTGATCCGATCACCCAGGCTCAGCTGGATCGTGGCTATAGAACGATGGAGATGCTGAAGCAGGATGAATCGCAGCCGTATTCCACGGAAGATCAGGTAATCGCCATCTTCGCCGTAACTCGCGGTCTGATGGATAAGGTGCCTGTCGACCAGTGCCGTCGTTTCGAGAAAGAGCTCCTGAAATATATGAGCGAAAGCCATGCCGAGTTCGGTAAAGGTATTCGTGAGAAGAAGGTTATCGAGAACGAAAAGGAACTGGAAGCCGTCATCAAAGAATTCGTTGATGCCTTCCTGAACAACCGCTCCGCCGACGTACGGGCGCAGAAATCCGCCTGA
- the atpH gene encoding ATP synthase F1 subunit delta yields MIFETLPGIYAQALLDLTEKDFEAVAAEFGELVTMMQAEGRLQSFFDSPLIKAENKVQVLEKSLRGKASTTLVNFLCVMAQRNRLAELNKVYEVYRYLVDNKLGKRSVTVVTAFALDDATRGIIEKSLEKYFASKLHVYYEVDASLIGGIVVRSEGREIDVSILKKIRSIRMQMTTKKIFGENYYEN; encoded by the coding sequence ATGATATTTGAAACATTACCTGGAATATACGCACAGGCCCTGCTTGATTTAACCGAAAAGGATTTTGAAGCGGTGGCCGCCGAGTTCGGCGAGCTTGTGACCATGATGCAGGCTGAAGGAAGACTGCAGAGTTTTTTCGACAGTCCGCTCATCAAAGCCGAGAACAAGGTGCAGGTGCTTGAAAAAAGCCTGCGCGGGAAAGCGTCAACGACGCTGGTAAACTTTCTCTGCGTGATGGCACAGCGAAATCGACTGGCCGAACTGAACAAGGTCTACGAGGTGTATCGATACCTTGTTGATAACAAACTGGGCAAACGATCGGTTACCGTCGTTACCGCCTTTGCACTCGATGACGCCACAAGAGGCATTATCGAGAAATCGCTTGAGAAGTACTTTGCGTCGAAGCTGCACGTGTATTACGAAGTGGATGCCTCTCTCATCGGCGGCATCGTAGTCCGCTCTGAGGGACGTGAGATTGATGTGAGCATTCTGAAAAAGATCCGCAGCATCCGCATGCAGATGACGACGAAAAAAATCTTTGGAGAGAACTACTATGAAAATTAA
- the atpF gene encoding F0F1 ATP synthase subunit B produces MIEFLAASEGGIALLDVNPGLVVWTTVTFLLVLLLLNKFAWKPIIKALDDRADRIHNDIERANQLRNEADTLFQQYQNKLNDLKGEAQEIINEARKDAEGLKNDILEKARKEAEEIRARSRKEIQLAMDSALEEIHRQAVDLSVEITKRVITRNLTAEDHKKQLQEALESISRN; encoded by the coding sequence ATGATTGAGTTTCTCGCAGCGTCAGAAGGAGGAATCGCACTTCTGGATGTTAACCCCGGACTTGTAGTCTGGACCACAGTAACATTCCTGCTGGTTCTCCTCCTTCTCAACAAATTCGCCTGGAAGCCGATCATCAAGGCGCTTGATGATCGTGCTGACAGGATTCACAACGATATCGAGCGGGCGAATCAGCTTCGTAACGAAGCCGACACCCTGTTCCAACAATACCAGAATAAACTGAACGACCTGAAAGGGGAAGCTCAGGAGATCATCAACGAGGCTCGTAAAGACGCCGAAGGTTTGAAGAACGACATTCTGGAAAAGGCCCGAAAAGAGGCTGAGGAAATCCGGGCGAGAAGTCGTAAGGAAATCCAGCTGGCTATGGATTCGGCTCTTGAAGAGATCCATCGTCAGGCAGTTGATCTTTCGGTTGAGATTACCAAACGTGTGATCACACGCAATCTCACCGCCGAGGATCATAAGAAGCAACTGCAGGAAGCCCTTGAATCCATTTCAAGGAACTGA
- a CDS encoding ATP synthase F0 subunit C produces the protein MISLAFIGVGLGIGLVVLGAGLGIARIGDSAAQGISRQPEASGAIQLAMIISAALIEGVALFALVIAFQMGGQLNKETLSEFAKSAPAVEQAQ, from the coding sequence ATGATCAGCCTGGCATTTATTGGCGTTGGACTTGGAATCGGGCTCGTGGTACTCGGAGCAGGTCTTGGCATCGCACGAATCGGCGACTCTGCTGCTCAGGGCATCAGCCGTCAACCCGAGGCTTCTGGAGCCATCCAGCTTGCCATGATTATTTCTGCCGCTCTGATCGAAGGTGTGGCTCTCTTCGCTCTTGTGATTGCGTTCCAGATGGGCGGTCAGCTCAACAAAGAAACGCTCTCCGAGTTTGCAAAGAGCGCTCCGGCCGTCGAGCAGGCGCAATAA
- the atpB gene encoding F0F1 ATP synthase subunit A, with protein sequence MRKISLVLLLFFLSGHLAAEDHAEHASSEFNLEEVLVHHLMDSPIFELNIGGEKVRPGDPAFENDPYRRYVFKDEQGLYKWQGGLPLHITKRVAMMWVVSILMLVVFIAGARKIARDYSKIQGRFAGVVEVLVNYVRHDIAEANMHHPSQGFLAYVITAFFFILFSNILGLFPPIGEIIDITKNLVTGHSIAHHAAPGELPSPLLAIWPGITVTGDIAVTFTMAAMTVVMIYAAGFKYQGVQYVWHAVPGGVPWWLFPIMWPIEFIIGPLAKGFALMIRLLANMTAGHVIILVLLGFIFQYRSWGLVPVSMLGAGAIYLLELMVAFLQAFIFTLLSSIFIGLSMHRH encoded by the coding sequence ATGAGAAAAATTAGTTTAGTTCTTTTACTGTTTTTCCTTTCCGGTCATCTGGCCGCCGAAGACCATGCCGAGCATGCATCTTCGGAATTCAATCTTGAAGAAGTCCTTGTTCACCACCTGATGGATTCGCCGATTTTCGAGCTGAACATCGGTGGCGAGAAGGTTCGTCCGGGCGATCCGGCCTTCGAGAACGACCCCTACCGTCGCTACGTCTTTAAGGACGAGCAGGGCCTCTATAAGTGGCAGGGCGGTCTGCCGCTGCACATCACGAAGCGCGTCGCTATGATGTGGGTGGTTTCGATCCTCATGCTTGTCGTCTTTATCGCAGGCGCACGCAAGATCGCTCGTGATTATTCGAAGATTCAGGGTCGCTTCGCCGGCGTGGTCGAGGTGCTCGTGAACTATGTGCGGCATGATATCGCCGAGGCGAACATGCATCATCCGTCGCAGGGCTTCCTTGCTTATGTAATCACGGCCTTCTTCTTCATTCTCTTTTCGAACATTCTCGGTCTGTTCCCGCCTATCGGCGAGATCATCGACATTACGAAGAACCTCGTAACGGGCCATTCTATCGCTCATCATGCCGCTCCTGGCGAGCTGCCTTCGCCTCTTCTTGCGATCTGGCCAGGCATTACCGTAACGGGCGATATCGCCGTCACGTTCACGATGGCTGCGATGACCGTTGTCATGATCTACGCCGCCGGTTTCAAATATCAGGGCGTGCAGTACGTATGGCATGCCGTTCCGGGCGGAGTTCCGTGGTGGCTCTTCCCGATCATGTGGCCCATAGAATTCATCATCGGGCCGCTGGCTAAAGGCTTCGCTCTGATGATCCGTCTTCTTGCGAACATGACGGCCGGACACGTTATCATCCTGGTTCTGCTCGGTTTCATCTTCCAGTATAGATCATGGGGCCTCGTTCCTGTGTCGATGCTCGGTGCGGGTGCGATCTATCTGCTCGAACTGATGGTTGCCTTTCTTCAGGCATTCATTTTCACGCTACTCTCTTCGATCTTTATCGGTCTGAGCATGCACCGTCACTGA